A region of Myxococcus stipitatus DSM 14675 DNA encodes the following proteins:
- a CDS encoding sensor histidine kinase → MPPDASAAPNDYWLLDGLPTPAVVLRGDEVRVANAAMVALLGVSAEELKATPVSVHMERFAPVERRWVEAVNEAISHERPRPERPLWLRLRAADGRERTMTATFAPGATPLEMVLLLHDAAGEDTTHRLTEALGAAASDMLHASSEQEVLESAVEAVHQQGFYAAILLVEGDVFRHGPMRQEPAVVALAERTYGAPISEVRIPLTLLPHMAEVLTRRKAAFHQDALGVAHRVHAPEVFEDIQRTYPSGIRALDAPIFVGGQPFGLLSAQGLDLTPAAASTLELFAQMVGGMLENVRHHRTAAERLAELSRLQEELVAHERLTVLGEAAGVVAHEVRNPLGAILNAVAVLRREPHLGPTGHAAVGMMEEEAVRLEDIVRDLLDVVRPLEPRPRPVHLGELVRRALGQLHGPPDAPTLRFVVDEAPDTPELLGDETLLQLAATHLVRNAVQASPPGGRVRLCVEPVPDGVQLVVEDEGPGIPDVDPRRVFEPFFLTRANGRGLGLAIVKRVVLAHGGQVRASARPKRGARFEVVLPLSPPPTRTSPA, encoded by the coding sequence GTGCCTCCCGACGCTTCCGCCGCGCCCAACGACTACTGGCTGCTTGACGGGCTGCCCACCCCCGCGGTGGTCCTCCGGGGAGACGAGGTGCGGGTCGCCAACGCGGCCATGGTGGCCCTGCTGGGTGTCTCCGCCGAGGAGCTGAAGGCCACCCCCGTCAGCGTGCACATGGAGCGCTTCGCCCCGGTGGAGCGTCGCTGGGTGGAGGCCGTCAACGAGGCCATCTCCCACGAGCGTCCCCGCCCGGAGCGCCCCCTGTGGCTGCGCCTGCGCGCCGCGGATGGACGAGAGCGCACGATGACGGCGACCTTCGCGCCGGGCGCCACGCCCCTGGAGATGGTGCTGCTCCTGCACGACGCGGCGGGCGAGGACACCACGCACCGGCTCACCGAAGCGCTGGGCGCCGCCGCGTCGGACATGCTGCACGCGAGCAGCGAGCAGGAGGTCCTGGAGTCCGCGGTGGAGGCCGTCCACCAGCAGGGCTTCTATGCGGCCATCCTCCTGGTCGAAGGCGACGTGTTCCGGCATGGGCCCATGCGCCAGGAGCCCGCCGTCGTCGCGCTGGCCGAGCGGACGTACGGCGCGCCGATTTCAGAGGTCCGCATCCCGCTCACCCTCCTGCCCCACATGGCGGAGGTGCTCACGCGCCGCAAGGCGGCCTTCCACCAGGACGCGCTCGGCGTCGCGCATCGCGTCCACGCGCCCGAGGTCTTCGAGGACATCCAGCGCACGTATCCCTCCGGCATCCGCGCGCTCGACGCGCCCATCTTCGTGGGAGGCCAGCCCTTCGGCCTGCTCTCCGCGCAGGGCCTGGACCTCACGCCCGCCGCCGCGAGCACGCTGGAGCTCTTCGCGCAGATGGTGGGCGGCATGCTGGAGAACGTGAGGCACCACCGCACGGCCGCGGAGCGACTGGCCGAGCTGTCCCGGCTCCAGGAGGAGCTCGTCGCCCACGAGCGCCTGACGGTGCTGGGCGAGGCCGCGGGCGTGGTGGCCCACGAGGTGCGCAATCCCCTGGGCGCCATCCTCAACGCGGTGGCGGTGCTGCGGCGCGAGCCCCACCTGGGCCCCACCGGTCATGCCGCGGTGGGGATGATGGAGGAGGAGGCCGTCCGGCTGGAGGACATCGTGCGGGACTTGCTGGACGTGGTGCGTCCGCTGGAGCCGCGTCCTCGCCCGGTGCACCTGGGAGAGCTCGTGCGCCGCGCGCTCGGCCAGCTCCATGGGCCGCCGGATGCGCCCACGCTGCGCTTCGTGGTGGACGAGGCGCCGGACACGCCCGAGCTGCTCGGCGACGAGACGCTGCTCCAGCTCGCGGCCACGCACCTGGTGCGCAACGCGGTGCAGGCGTCCCCTCCGGGCGGGCGCGTGCGGCTGTGCGTGGAGCCGGTGCCGGACGGCGTGCAATTGGTGGTGGAGGACGAAGGCCCGGGCATTCCCGACGTGGACCCGCGCCGCGTCTTCGAGCCGTTCTTCCTCACCCGCGCCAACGGACGGGGCCTGGGGTTGGCCATCGTCAAGCGCGTGGTGCTGGCCCACGGGGGGCAGGTGCGCGCGAGCGCCCGGCCCAAGCGAGGCGCCCGCTTCGAGGTGGTGCTCCCGCTCTCGCCTCCCCCTACCCGTACGTCTCCCGCCTGA
- a CDS encoding lysophospholipid acyltransferase family protein, whose translation MLRILFSLMARLPEGPRRHVVRTLMDSVWDVLAEEQVEGRSFLLDEPCLYICNHLSNADGFTLYRAFRPRKLYFMAGVKLQGTVMTRLASETMDTIAIKPNSPDIEAMRRAVETLKGGDSVLIFPEGARSRTGELQQAKKGVSLIAKRAGVPVVPIALMGTEKLMPIDDGDMGGERLYRANVRIRVGPSFRVEDLEPEIAGAEDPRQALVDAMMRRVARLLTPEYQGVYAEAPPRVPLTLLPDPPAVPSP comes from the coding sequence GTGCTCCGGATTCTCTTTTCCCTGATGGCCCGACTGCCGGAAGGTCCCCGGCGCCATGTGGTGCGCACGCTGATGGACAGCGTGTGGGATGTGCTGGCGGAAGAGCAGGTGGAGGGCCGGAGCTTCCTCCTGGACGAGCCCTGCCTCTACATCTGCAACCACTTGTCCAACGCGGATGGCTTCACGCTCTACCGCGCCTTCCGTCCTCGCAAGCTGTACTTCATGGCGGGCGTGAAGCTGCAGGGCACGGTGATGACGCGGCTGGCGTCGGAGACGATGGACACGATTGCCATCAAGCCCAACTCACCGGACATCGAGGCCATGCGCCGCGCGGTGGAGACGCTCAAGGGCGGCGACTCGGTGCTCATCTTCCCCGAGGGCGCGCGCAGCCGGACGGGCGAATTGCAGCAGGCCAAGAAGGGCGTGTCGCTCATCGCGAAGCGCGCGGGGGTGCCGGTGGTGCCCATCGCGTTGATGGGGACGGAGAAGCTGATGCCCATCGACGACGGGGACATGGGCGGAGAGCGGCTGTACCGCGCGAACGTCCGCATCCGCGTGGGCCCCTCGTTCCGCGTGGAGGACCTGGAGCCGGAGATTGCCGGCGCCGAGGACCCGAGGCAGGCGCTGGTGGATGCGATGATGCGCCGGGTGGCCCGGCTCCTGACGCCCGAGTATCAGGGCGTCTACGCGGAAGCCCCGCCGCGCGTCCCGCTCACGCTGCTGCCCGACC
- a CDS encoding NAD-dependent oxidoreductase codes for MSAEAAPSRSRKPVEYEVTVDRVRMDTHDTATLFLDFGETPPDYKAGQFINIDPHQFPALGRLSAFLQEQKGRKEPQRSYSMASAPHERHVAITVKDEEFIPGLTRYPPLLSPLLVHGRLTGARIKVLGFMGPYVLPEDVEQRTGHVVHLVAGSGAVPNFGILKDALHRNLKPRHTVLMSNKTWGDVLYREELESLERQYPDRVRLVHTLTRELDESRFSASVRKGRIHQALLEELIPDRDTCLVYACGPAITPWDRRKALETRTPATPRFMETVLGHLHALGIEDKRIRRETYG; via the coding sequence ATGAGCGCCGAAGCCGCCCCCTCGCGCAGCAGGAAGCCCGTGGAGTACGAGGTCACCGTCGACCGTGTGCGGATGGACACACACGACACCGCCACCCTCTTCCTCGACTTTGGAGAGACCCCGCCGGACTACAAGGCCGGGCAGTTCATCAACATCGACCCCCACCAGTTCCCCGCGCTCGGACGGCTGTCGGCCTTCCTCCAGGAACAGAAGGGCCGCAAGGAGCCGCAGCGCTCCTATTCGATGGCCTCCGCGCCCCACGAGCGGCACGTCGCCATCACCGTGAAGGACGAGGAGTTCATCCCCGGCCTCACCCGCTACCCGCCGCTCCTGTCGCCGCTGCTCGTCCACGGGCGGCTCACCGGCGCGCGCATCAAGGTGCTGGGCTTCATGGGGCCGTACGTCCTGCCCGAGGACGTGGAGCAGCGCACCGGGCACGTCGTCCACCTGGTGGCGGGCTCGGGCGCGGTGCCCAACTTCGGCATCCTCAAGGACGCGCTGCACCGGAACCTGAAGCCTCGGCACACCGTCCTCATGTCCAACAAGACCTGGGGCGACGTGCTCTACCGCGAGGAGCTGGAGTCCCTGGAGCGCCAGTATCCGGACCGCGTCCGCCTGGTGCACACGCTCACCCGGGAGCTGGACGAGTCGCGCTTCAGCGCGTCCGTGCGCAAGGGGCGCATCCACCAGGCGCTCCTGGAGGAGCTCATCCCCGACAGGGACACCTGCCTCGTCTACGCGTGCGGCCCCGCGATTACGCCGTGGGACCGACGCAAGGCGCTGGAGACGCGCACGCCCGCGACGCCGCGCTTCATGGAGACGGTGCTGGGACACCTGCACGCCCTCGGCATCGAGGACAAGCGCATCAGGCGGGAGACGTACGGGTAG